Proteins found in one bacterium BMS3Abin11 genomic segment:
- the panC gene encoding pantothenate synthetase yields MKIVEQVQELRSTLSEYRQAGLSVGFVPTMGNLHAGHLALVDAAHEKCDKVVVSIFVNPMQFAADEDFDTYPITPAEDEKALIEHNTALLYRPQRQDIFLSDLSKQTRVEVPELSEILCGLSRPHFFSGVATVVNTLFNRVQPDIAYFGKKDYQQFLVIRKMIKDLAMNLKVVGIETVRLNNGLAMSSRNNYLSGQEINQAAGLYRVLQHVARICQNNSHTYNEIEGLGIRELKEIGFAIDYLSIRRQSDLRTPERTDQNLIVLAAVWLGKTRLIDNLEFSLASS; encoded by the coding sequence ATGAAGATAGTTGAACAGGTGCAGGAGCTTCGCTCTACATTATCTGAATATCGGCAGGCGGGTCTAAGTGTAGGTTTTGTCCCGACGATGGGGAATCTTCACGCAGGGCATCTGGCCCTTGTCGATGCAGCTCACGAAAAATGCGATAAAGTAGTTGTCAGCATATTCGTCAATCCAATGCAGTTTGCTGCAGATGAAGATTTTGATACTTATCCCATTACACCGGCAGAAGATGAGAAGGCATTGATTGAACATAATACGGCACTTCTATATCGACCGCAGCGGCAGGATATATTCCTCTCTGACCTGAGCAAACAGACCAGGGTTGAAGTACCAGAGTTATCCGAAATACTCTGTGGGCTGTCCAGGCCACACTTTTTTTCAGGTGTGGCGACTGTCGTCAATACACTGTTTAACCGGGTACAACCCGACATAGCGTATTTTGGTAAGAAGGATTACCAGCAGTTTCTAGTTATCAGAAAAATGATCAAAGACCTGGCAATGAACCTTAAAGTGGTTGGGATAGAAACCGTTCGCCTGAACAATGGCCTGGCCATGAGTAGTCGAAATAACTATTTGTCTGGCCAGGAGATAAATCAGGCAGCGGGACTCTATCGTGTTCTACAGCATGTCGCCAGGATATGTCAGAATAATTCTCACACATATAACGAAATAGAAGGGCTGGGAATCAGAGAATTGAAAGAAATCGGTTTTGCTATCGATTATCTCAGTATACGGCGTCAAAGCGACCTCAGGACGCCTGAAAGAACAGATCAGAATCTTATTGTTCTAGCGGCTGTCTGGCTAGGCAAGACACGCCTGATCGACAACCTGGAATTTTCTCTGGCCAGTTCCTGA